A window of Rubricoccus marinus contains these coding sequences:
- a CDS encoding imelysin family protein encodes MTRFLLLSALALTLAACDTGGGVGTDDVEARPALENVADNVITATYGDLAAEAADLVVAVNDLDADRSDARLALAQQAWRDARAPWELSEGFLFGPVDTEGLDPSLDSWPVNQTDLDAVLASGASLTPSYVAGLEATLRGFHTIEYLLFGEDGDKRAADFTDREVQYLASATAVLRDDAARLVTLWMPSGGNYAAEIKNAGLSGSLYVSQNAAVQELIGGLITITDEVGAGKLGGPYGDRSTAEEESRFSGNSIADFSNNIRSVQNVYLGAYDGRSGAGLTDLVSARDEALDARVQAEITAAINAIEAIPAPFSTAIFESRPTVQAAIDAVLALRATLEGPVTAALR; translated from the coding sequence ATGACCCGCTTTCTCCTCCTCTCCGCCCTCGCGCTGACTCTCGCCGCCTGCGACACCGGCGGCGGGGTCGGCACCGACGACGTCGAGGCGCGCCCGGCCCTCGAAAACGTCGCCGACAACGTGATCACGGCGACCTACGGCGACCTCGCCGCCGAGGCGGCCGACCTGGTGGTCGCCGTCAACGACCTCGACGCAGACCGCTCCGACGCGCGCCTCGCCCTCGCGCAACAGGCGTGGCGCGACGCGCGGGCGCCCTGGGAGCTGTCCGAAGGCTTCCTCTTCGGCCCCGTCGATACGGAGGGCCTGGACCCCTCGCTGGACAGCTGGCCCGTGAACCAGACCGACCTGGACGCCGTGCTGGCCTCTGGCGCGAGCCTCACCCCCTCCTACGTGGCGGGCCTGGAGGCCACGCTGCGTGGCTTCCACACCATCGAGTACCTGCTGTTCGGCGAGGACGGCGACAAGCGCGCGGCCGACTTCACGGACCGGGAGGTGCAGTACCTCGCCTCCGCGACGGCCGTCCTGCGCGACGACGCGGCCCGCCTCGTGACCCTCTGGATGCCATCCGGCGGCAATTATGCCGCCGAGATCAAAAACGCGGGCCTGAGCGGCAGCCTCTACGTGAGCCAGAACGCCGCCGTGCAGGAGCTCATCGGCGGGCTCATCACCATCACCGACGAGGTGGGCGCGGGCAAGCTCGGCGGCCCCTACGGCGACCGCTCGACGGCCGAGGAGGAGTCGCGCTTTAGCGGCAACTCCATCGCCGACTTCAGCAACAACATCCGCAGCGTCCAGAACGTGTACCTCGGCGCCTACGACGGGCGCAGCGGCGCCGGCCTGACGGACCTCGTGTCCGCGCGCGACGAGGCGCTCGACGCCCGCGTGCAGGCGGAGATCACGGCCGCTATCAACGCCATCGAGGCCATCCCGGCGCCGTTCTCGACGGCCATCTTCGAGAGCCGCCCCACGGTGCAGGCCGCCATCGACGCCGTGCTCGCGCTCCGCGCCACGCTCGAAGGCCCCGTCACCGCCGCGCTCCGCTAG
- a CDS encoding autotransporter outer membrane beta-barrel domain-containing protein — MLTPPRSWLLALLLVSSAAMAQSPPADSAATPFSIRGYGVINYAAYDWETDPARRAAIDVERLVLYPTLQLAERVALRAEFEIEHAGTGAALEFDVFEEFGEFEQEIEKGGEVVLEQLHVEFALRPAFGVRVGKVKLPIGLAAVNDEPNEYYTTTRGEAEATIIPSNWYETGVQAYGSLGRAAYVVSLVSGLDASGFSSANWVQRGGQSRFETVNADDLALHARLDWAPASGVRVGASGYVGDSAGNRPRPDLDVSAVVAIGSVHGEVQRGALTLRGAALYGRLGNAGAVSQANRNLPNALGVRRTPVASAAYGVGVEAGLDLTQVVPALRASGDRLDVFARADAYDSMAEVTGAVFDNPRWQRTAYTAGLNWRPVEPVVFKAHLSRRVLGTGADRIEDTASLGLGFEF; from the coding sequence GTGCTCACCCCTCCCCGCTCCTGGCTTCTTGCCCTTCTGCTGGTCTCATCCGCGGCGATGGCCCAGAGCCCCCCGGCAGACAGTGCTGCGACCCCGTTCTCCATCCGCGGCTACGGCGTCATCAACTACGCCGCCTACGACTGGGAGACCGACCCGGCGCGACGCGCCGCCATCGACGTGGAGCGGTTGGTGCTCTACCCCACCCTGCAGTTGGCCGAGCGCGTGGCGCTCCGCGCAGAGTTCGAGATCGAGCACGCCGGGACGGGGGCGGCGCTGGAGTTCGACGTGTTCGAGGAGTTCGGCGAGTTTGAGCAGGAGATCGAGAAAGGCGGCGAGGTGGTGCTGGAGCAGCTCCACGTGGAGTTCGCGCTGCGACCGGCCTTCGGCGTCCGCGTGGGCAAGGTGAAGCTGCCCATCGGGCTCGCGGCCGTCAACGACGAGCCCAACGAGTACTACACCACGACGCGCGGCGAGGCCGAGGCGACGATCATCCCCAGCAACTGGTACGAGACCGGCGTGCAGGCGTACGGATCGCTCGGGCGCGCGGCCTACGTCGTCTCGCTCGTGAGCGGCCTCGACGCCAGCGGCTTCAGCTCGGCGAACTGGGTGCAGCGCGGCGGGCAGAGCCGGTTCGAGACCGTCAACGCCGACGACCTCGCGCTCCATGCGCGTCTGGACTGGGCGCCGGCCTCTGGCGTGCGCGTGGGCGCCAGCGGCTACGTGGGCGACAGCGCCGGCAACCGCCCGCGCCCCGACCTGGACGTCTCCGCGGTCGTGGCGATCGGGAGCGTGCACGGCGAGGTGCAGCGCGGCGCGCTCACGCTCCGCGGCGCGGCGCTCTACGGCCGCCTCGGCAACGCGGGCGCCGTCTCGCAGGCCAACCGCAACCTCCCCAACGCGCTCGGCGTGCGCCGCACACCCGTCGCGAGCGCGGCCTACGGCGTGGGCGTGGAGGCGGGGCTGGACCTCACCCAGGTCGTCCCCGCGCTCCGGGCCTCTGGCGACCGCTTGGACGTGTTCGCGCGCGCCGACGCCTACGACAGCATGGCCGAGGTGACCGGGGCGGTCTTCGACAACCCGCGCTGGCAGCGCACGGCCTACACCGCCGGCCTCAACTGGCGGCCCGTGGAGCCCGTCGTGTTCAAAGCGCACCTCAGCCGCCGCGTGCTCGGCACAGGCGCCGACCGGATCGAGGACACCGCCTCGCTCGGCCTCGGCTTCGAGTTCTAA
- a CDS encoding cytochrome-c peroxidase, with amino-acid sequence MLARLWRGPFLLAAVLAMAASGCDSSSPERPALVTVPVPQGFAPLPVPPQNPLYADRVALGERLFFDPVLSRDRTVSCGSCHLPELSFSDGRQRSVGVGGATGLRNAPSLLNVAYRKSLFWDGGALFLESQALVPLEDPHEMDLAPEAALERLREHPEYPVLFERAFDGDGPSVQTLTYALAAYQRTLVSAPVAFDRYRAGDTSALSPEARDGLALFQTHCSACHAGAQLTTDGFENNGTSVTDDDPGRERITFASGDRGTFRVPSLRAVARTAPYFHDGRFQTLEAVVAHYDEGGDGTPGQSPRVRPLRLSSGEKAALVAFLQTLDDRPAAVDRSPTR; translated from the coding sequence ATGCTGGCCCGCCTCTGGCGCGGCCCGTTTCTGCTGGCGGCCGTTCTCGCGATGGCCGCCAGCGGGTGTGACAGTTCCAGTCCCGAGCGCCCCGCGCTCGTGACGGTTCCGGTGCCACAGGGCTTCGCGCCCCTCCCTGTCCCCCCTCAGAACCCGCTCTACGCCGACCGCGTGGCGCTGGGCGAGAGGCTGTTTTTCGATCCCGTGCTCTCGCGGGACCGGACGGTCTCGTGCGGCTCCTGCCACCTGCCGGAGCTGTCGTTTTCGGATGGTCGCCAGAGGAGCGTCGGCGTCGGCGGGGCCACAGGCCTTCGCAACGCGCCCTCGCTGCTCAACGTGGCCTATCGCAAGAGCCTGTTCTGGGACGGCGGCGCGCTGTTCCTCGAAAGCCAGGCGCTCGTCCCGCTCGAAGACCCGCACGAGATGGACCTCGCGCCAGAGGCCGCATTGGAGCGGCTGCGCGAGCACCCGGAGTACCCCGTCCTTTTCGAGCGCGCCTTCGACGGCGACGGCCCGAGCGTCCAGACGCTGACCTACGCCCTCGCGGCGTACCAGCGCACGCTCGTGAGCGCGCCTGTGGCCTTCGACCGCTACCGAGCGGGCGATACCTCCGCCCTCTCGCCAGAGGCCCGCGACGGCCTCGCGTTGTTCCAAACGCACTGCTCCGCCTGCCACGCGGGCGCGCAGCTCACGACGGACGGCTTCGAGAACAACGGCACGTCCGTCACCGACGACGACCCCGGCCGCGAGCGCATCACGTTCGCCTCTGGCGACCGCGGCACGTTCCGCGTGCCCAGCCTCCGCGCCGTGGCGCGGACGGCGCCCTACTTCCACGACGGACGGTTCCAGACCCTGGAAGCCGTCGTGGCCCATTACGACGAGGGAGGCGACGGCACGCCGGGACAGAGCCCGCGCGTCCGCCCGCTCCGCCTGTCCTCTGGCGAGAAGGCCGCCCTCGTGGCCTTTCTCCAGACCCTCGACGACCGTCCCGCTGCGGTCGACCGATCCCCGACCCGATGA
- a CDS encoding DUF1015 domain-containing protein, whose translation MATVRPFRALRPTPEAAERVASVPYDVISSAEARELAAGNDLSFLHVIRPEIDLPPGTDEHADEVYAAGRAALDRLASSDDFVQEAEPSLYVYRLEMNGRAQVGIMGLVSAQEYDDDVILKHELTRPDKEDDRLRHILTQEAHAEPVMLTYRAHEDIDDAVAQAMEGEPLFDFRAKDYVQHTIWKMKDPGAVVDAFAEVDNLYVADGHHRSAAASRAAKESGAEGAQHFLAVLFPMEDMEILSYNRAIKDLPAGARKFLQQLEARTGELVETPLAEPEEPGVVGVYLGVEFGWLWMTLPETTRDGIADTLDVARLGEHVLEPLLHITDPRTDENIQFIGGIRGTEELERLVDSDECDVAFAMYPTSPEDLLDVSDEGELMPPKSTWFEPKLRSGLLVHRF comes from the coding sequence ATGGCCACCGTCCGCCCGTTTCGCGCCCTCCGTCCCACGCCAGAGGCCGCCGAGCGCGTCGCCTCCGTCCCCTACGATGTCATCTCGTCTGCCGAAGCCCGAGAGCTCGCAGCCGGAAACGACCTCTCGTTCCTCCACGTCATCCGTCCCGAGATCGACCTGCCTCCCGGCACGGACGAACACGCCGACGAGGTCTACGCCGCGGGCCGCGCCGCGCTGGACCGCCTCGCCTCCAGCGACGACTTCGTGCAGGAGGCCGAGCCGTCGCTCTACGTGTATCGCTTGGAAATGAACGGGCGCGCGCAGGTCGGCATCATGGGCCTCGTCTCCGCTCAGGAGTACGACGACGACGTCATCCTCAAGCACGAGCTCACGCGCCCCGATAAGGAGGACGACCGCTTGCGCCACATCCTGACGCAAGAGGCCCACGCCGAGCCGGTCATGCTGACCTACCGCGCGCACGAGGACATCGACGACGCCGTGGCGCAGGCGATGGAGGGCGAGCCACTTTTCGACTTCCGCGCCAAGGACTACGTGCAGCACACCATCTGGAAGATGAAGGACCCGGGCGCCGTCGTGGACGCCTTTGCCGAGGTCGACAACCTCTACGTCGCCGACGGACACCACCGCTCGGCTGCGGCCTCTCGCGCGGCCAAGGAGAGCGGCGCCGAGGGCGCGCAGCACTTCCTCGCGGTCCTCTTCCCGATGGAGGACATGGAGATCCTGTCCTACAACCGCGCCATCAAGGACCTACCGGCCGGCGCGCGGAAGTTTCTGCAGCAGCTCGAAGCCCGCACCGGCGAGCTCGTCGAGACGCCTCTGGCGGAGCCGGAGGAGCCCGGCGTTGTCGGGGTGTACCTCGGCGTGGAGTTCGGCTGGCTGTGGATGACGCTCCCGGAGACGACGCGCGACGGCATCGCCGACACGCTCGACGTGGCGCGCCTCGGCGAGCACGTGCTGGAGCCGCTGCTGCACATCACCGACCCCCGGACCGACGAGAACATCCAGTTCATCGGCGGCATCCGCGGCACGGAAGAGTTGGAGCGCCTCGTGGATTCAGACGAGTGCGACGTGGCCTTCGCGATGTACCCGACGAGCCCGGAGGACCTGCTCGATGTCTCGGACGAAGGCGAACTCATGCCGCCCAAGTCCACGTGGTTCGAGCCCAAGCTCCGTAGCGGCCTGCTCGTGCACCGCTTTTAG
- a CDS encoding MbnP family protein produces the protein MPPASPEAVSPLQAPGVCTLSVRMNLRTLAPTGALLLGLAALPLTGCDSTDTSDQPATLRLDVEPMTGSDAFQAAQPFTVNGMTAELDIAQMYLSGITLLHEDGREIMLMADEPITVRAQDENQTEIQHTVEKRYVLVDADAGNTLTSLGEVPSGRYTGVRFLLGVEGLDNRIAPEDLPADHPLAPQTQTMHWNWNAGYVFLRFDGLLDIDGDGTVDASTGTPRDPASGQWRMHVGGAANAQTVTLNQSFELEGGEMQDLHVQVDLNRIVQGLDFSDASKRWCMTGGCQDVVDAAKANVQAAFSIHGVHGHGM, from the coding sequence TTGCCTCCGGCGTCGCCAGAGGCCGTCTCCCCTTTGCAGGCGCCCGGCGTCTGCACGCTCTCCGTACGCATGAACCTCCGCACGCTTGCGCCCACCGGCGCTCTTCTCCTCGGCCTCGCCGCCCTCCCCCTCACGGGCTGCGACTCCACCGACACTTCCGACCAGCCCGCCACGCTCCGCCTCGACGTGGAGCCCATGACCGGCTCCGACGCCTTCCAGGCCGCTCAGCCATTTACCGTCAACGGCATGACGGCTGAGCTCGACATCGCGCAGATGTACCTCTCCGGCATCACGCTTCTCCACGAGGACGGCCGCGAGATTATGCTCATGGCCGACGAGCCGATTACCGTCCGCGCGCAGGACGAGAACCAGACCGAGATCCAGCACACCGTCGAGAAGCGCTACGTCCTCGTGGACGCGGACGCGGGCAACACGCTCACGTCCCTCGGCGAGGTGCCCTCTGGCCGCTACACCGGCGTTCGTTTCCTTCTCGGCGTAGAGGGGCTGGACAACCGGATCGCGCCAGAGGATCTGCCGGCCGATCACCCGCTCGCGCCCCAGACGCAGACGATGCACTGGAACTGGAACGCGGGCTACGTCTTCCTCCGATTCGATGGCCTGCTGGACATCGACGGCGACGGCACGGTCGACGCTTCGACCGGAACGCCTCGCGACCCGGCGTCCGGCCAGTGGCGGATGCATGTCGGTGGCGCGGCCAACGCGCAGACCGTCACGCTCAACCAGAGCTTTGAACTGGAGGGCGGCGAGATGCAGGATCTCCACGTGCAGGTGGACCTGAACCGCATCGTGCAGGGCCTCGACTTCTCTGACGCCTCCAAGCGCTGGTGCATGACGGGCGGCTGCCAGGACGTGGTGGACGCCGCCAAGGCCAACGTCCAGGCGGCCTTCAGCATCCACGGCGTGCACGGCCACGGCATGTAA
- a CDS encoding di-heme oxidoredictase family protein: MRVLALLALAVSLAACDSAAPSGGAEPLAGGATTVFDASGNGFSTPAPNLSAGDLALHLVGDAEFEATFVTAPAPVNGGLGPVFNNTSCIACHARDGRSRESLLLRVSQRGRDLNGGPLAADGFGLQVQDRAILGHQPEGTVQVAWTERREVLSDGTVVSLREPAYTIGRPLHALPSEVSPRFSRPVFGLGLLEAVRESDLYALARAQEAGGEVSGRPNVVWDPIEGRMRVGRFGWKANQPSLISQTVTAYSEDMGVSSPWALSASGEAEIDRETVEAVTFYTQTLGVPARRGVLDPMVVRGERLFASVGCASCHAPELRTGSQTGVAAVSNQTIRPYTDLLLHDMGPALADGRPDFGASGSEWRTPPLWGLGLTRVVNGAEELMHDGRARGVVEAVMWHGGEAEAARERFRALSREERDALLAFLRSL; this comes from the coding sequence ATGCGCGTCCTCGCTCTCCTCGCCCTCGCCGTCTCGCTCGCCGCGTGCGACTCCGCCGCGCCCTCGGGCGGCGCCGAGCCCCTGGCGGGAGGCGCGACGACGGTCTTCGACGCCAGCGGCAACGGGTTCTCGACGCCGGCGCCCAACCTCTCGGCGGGGGACCTGGCGCTCCACCTCGTGGGCGACGCCGAGTTCGAGGCCACGTTCGTGACCGCGCCCGCGCCGGTCAACGGTGGGCTGGGGCCGGTCTTCAACAACACGTCCTGCATCGCGTGCCACGCGCGCGACGGCCGTAGCCGCGAGTCCCTGCTGCTGCGCGTGAGCCAGCGCGGGCGCGACCTCAACGGCGGGCCTCTGGCGGCGGATGGGTTCGGCCTCCAGGTGCAGGACCGCGCGATCCTCGGCCACCAGCCGGAAGGCACCGTGCAGGTGGCGTGGACCGAGCGCCGAGAGGTGCTGAGCGACGGGACGGTGGTGAGCCTCCGCGAGCCGGCGTACACCATCGGCCGGCCGCTGCACGCCCTCCCCTCCGAGGTCTCGCCGCGCTTTTCGCGCCCGGTCTTCGGCCTCGGCCTGCTCGAAGCCGTGCGCGAGAGCGACCTCTACGCACTCGCGCGGGCGCAAGAGGCCGGCGGCGAGGTGTCGGGCCGCCCCAACGTCGTCTGGGACCCCATCGAGGGGCGCATGCGGGTGGGGCGCTTCGGGTGGAAGGCGAACCAGCCCAGCCTGATTTCCCAGACCGTGACGGCGTACAGCGAGGACATGGGCGTGTCGTCGCCGTGGGCGCTGTCGGCCTCTGGCGAGGCCGAGATCGACCGCGAGACCGTGGAGGCGGTGACGTTCTACACCCAAACGCTGGGCGTGCCCGCGCGCCGCGGCGTGCTCGACCCGATGGTGGTGCGCGGCGAGAGGCTCTTCGCGAGCGTGGGCTGCGCGTCCTGCCACGCCCCGGAGCTCCGCACGGGATCCCAGACGGGCGTGGCGGCGGTCTCCAACCAGACGATCCGGCCCTACACCGACCTCCTCCTGCACGACATGGGGCCCGCGCTCGCCGACGGACGCCCGGACTTCGGCGCCAGCGGCAGCGAGTGGCGCACGCCGCCGCTGTGGGGCCTTGGCCTGACGCGCGTCGTCAACGGCGCCGAGGAGCTGATGCACGACGGCCGCGCCAGAGGCGTCGTAGAGGCCGTGATGTGGCACGGCGGCGAGGCCGAGGCCGCGCGCGAACGGTTCCGCGCGCTCTCGCGCGAGGAGCGCGACGCCCTCCTGGCGTTCCTGCGCTCGCTCTAG
- a CDS encoding SLC13 family permease: protein MLTALTWQAWLTLAVVLGLVVALVRDVARPELLLFASLAPLLALGVLSPEDAFAGFSNSAPLAVGALFIVAAGVQATGALAFTDRLLFRRGAGLAATTTQMMVTTAALSAFLNNTPLVAMLMPRVQAWCERAGVSPSKMMIPLSYAAIVGGMTTLIGTSTNLLVSGLMEDAGLPGLGLFGLTAVGAPAALAVIAYFGLIGHRWLPDRGLDGDDAMVPADCLFEVRVPAGSPLAGATVEDAELRSLGDAFLVHISSGDQTVPASPEAVLREGDVLLFTGDLAAMDRLLARLGVERAVDAVEPSGLPVYEAVVAAGSPLAGATLREARFREEYGGVVLGVRRREAALDGPLGRTPLQEGDLLLVEAPEAFAERWGRDRGTFYVVAPVRAARTVARPAQAAASLAILVGVIGVSAIFDVSIVTTAFLGAVATIATGCLSWTEARRSVDLPVLLVIVAALGLGKAIEQTGLAAALASGVAGPASALGPIAVIAAAYLVTSLLTEVITNNAAAALMVGVGLEASAATGAPPEAFAVAVAIAASASFLTPVGYQTNMMVMAAGRYRFSDYLQSGAAVNVIVAVTALAMIWIVWL from the coding sequence ATGCTCACCGCCCTCACCTGGCAGGCGTGGCTCACGCTCGCCGTCGTCCTCGGCCTCGTCGTCGCGCTCGTGCGCGACGTGGCGCGGCCCGAGCTCCTCCTCTTCGCCAGCCTCGCGCCGCTGCTCGCGCTCGGCGTGCTCTCGCCAGAGGACGCCTTCGCGGGGTTCTCCAACTCGGCGCCTCTGGCGGTCGGCGCGCTGTTCATCGTCGCCGCGGGCGTGCAGGCGACGGGCGCGCTCGCGTTCACGGACCGCCTCCTGTTCCGCCGCGGCGCCGGGCTCGCCGCGACGACGACGCAGATGATGGTGACGACGGCCGCGCTCTCGGCCTTTCTCAACAACACGCCGCTTGTCGCGATGCTGATGCCGCGCGTGCAGGCGTGGTGCGAGCGCGCGGGCGTCTCGCCGTCCAAGATGATGATCCCGCTCTCGTACGCCGCCATCGTGGGCGGCATGACGACGCTGATCGGCACGAGCACCAACCTTCTCGTCTCGGGACTGATGGAGGACGCCGGTCTTCCGGGGCTCGGCCTGTTCGGCCTCACGGCGGTCGGCGCGCCAGCGGCCCTCGCCGTCATCGCTTACTTCGGCCTGATCGGCCACCGCTGGCTGCCAGACCGCGGGCTGGACGGCGACGACGCGATGGTCCCGGCCGACTGCCTGTTCGAGGTCCGCGTCCCCGCCGGATCGCCTCTGGCGGGCGCGACCGTCGAGGACGCGGAGCTGCGGTCGCTCGGCGACGCGTTCCTCGTCCACATCAGCAGCGGGGATCAGACCGTCCCCGCCTCGCCAGAGGCCGTCTTGCGCGAGGGCGACGTGCTGCTGTTCACCGGCGACCTCGCCGCAATGGACCGGCTCCTGGCGCGGCTCGGCGTTGAACGTGCGGTGGACGCCGTGGAGCCTAGCGGGTTGCCCGTGTACGAGGCCGTCGTGGCGGCCGGGTCGCCTCTGGCGGGCGCAACGCTGCGAGAGGCGCGCTTCCGCGAGGAGTACGGCGGCGTCGTGCTCGGCGTGCGCCGCCGCGAGGCCGCACTCGACGGGCCTCTAGGCCGCACGCCGCTGCAAGAAGGCGACCTGCTGCTCGTGGAGGCGCCAGAGGCCTTTGCCGAGCGGTGGGGCCGCGACCGCGGCACGTTCTACGTCGTTGCGCCCGTGCGCGCCGCGCGGACCGTCGCCCGGCCCGCTCAGGCCGCGGCGTCGCTCGCCATTCTTGTCGGCGTGATCGGCGTCTCCGCCATTTTCGACGTCTCCATCGTCACGACGGCGTTTCTCGGCGCCGTCGCCACGATCGCGACCGGCTGCCTGTCGTGGACCGAGGCGCGGCGCTCGGTGGACCTCCCCGTCCTCCTCGTCATCGTGGCCGCGCTGGGTCTGGGAAAGGCCATCGAGCAGACCGGGCTGGCCGCCGCCCTCGCCTCTGGCGTCGCCGGCCCCGCATCCGCGCTCGGACCCATCGCCGTGATCGCCGCGGCCTACCTCGTGACAAGTCTGCTGACCGAGGTCATCACCAACAATGCCGCCGCCGCGCTCATGGTGGGCGTGGGTCTGGAGGCCTCGGCGGCGACCGGCGCCCCGCCAGAGGCCTTTGCGGTTGCGGTCGCGATTGCGGCCTCGGCGAGCTTTCTCACGCCCGTCGGCTACCAGACCAACATGATGGTGATGGCGGCCGGGCGGTACCGGTTCTCGGACTACCTCCAGAGCGGCGCGGCCGTCAACGTGATCGTGGCGGTGACGGCGCTCGCGATGATCTGGATCGTGTGGCTGTAG